In Enoplosus armatus isolate fEnoArm2 chromosome 2, fEnoArm2.hap1, whole genome shotgun sequence, one DNA window encodes the following:
- the mri1 gene encoding methylthioribose-1-phosphate isomerase, whose product MTLEAIRYRAGSLQILNQLLLPHQTVYDEIRSVQDAYEAIKSMKVRGAPAIAIVGCLSLAVELRAGAGGDDPVTFIRESLCHLTSARPTAVNMGRAARELMEFAENESMEKNSEQLRESVIAWIEDMLERDVNDNKKIGNYGAQHILSGVPRDSVTILTHCNTGSLATAGYGTALGVVRSLHALGRLKRVYCTETRPYNQGSRLTAYEAVAEGIPATLITDSMAALTMREMAITAVVVGADRVVANGDTANKVGTYQLAIAAKHHGIPFYVAAPSTSCDLSLESGRDIIIEVRPPEELTSINGVPIAAPGIEVWNPAFDVTPHQLITGGIITELGVFLPSELQAALTGRLTAL is encoded by the exons ATGACGCTGGAAGCGATCCGCTACCGGGCCGGGTCCCTGCAGATCCtcaaccagctgctgctgccacaccAGACCGTTTACGATGAGATCCGCTCGGTGCAGGACGCTTACGAGGCCATCAAGTCCATGAAG gtgcGGGGCGCCCCGGCCATCGCCATCGTCGGCTGCCTCAGCCTGGCCGTGGAGTTGCGGGCTGGGGCCGGGGGTGATGACCCCGTGACCTTCATCAGGGAGTCTCTGTGTCACCTGACCTCAGCCCGGCCCACCGCCGTCAACATGGGCCGCGCCGCCCGCGAGCTGATGGAGTTTGCAGAGAACGAGAGCATGGAGAAAAACTCGGAGCAGCTCAGAGAAAG TGTAATTGCCTGGATCGAAGACATGCTGGAGCGTGACGTCAATGACAACAAGAAGATCGGTAATTATGGCGCCCAGCACATCCTGTCTGGCGTCCCGAGGGACTCCGTGACCATCCTCACACACTGCAACACCGGCTCGCTGGCCACAGCTGGATACGGGACCGCACTCG GTGTGGTGCGAAGCCTCCACGCGCTGGGCAGGCTGAAGCGTGTTTACTGCACAGAGACGAGGCCGTACAACCAGGGATCCAGACTGACGGCATATGAGGCCGTAGCGGAGGGAATCCCTGCTACACTCATTACAGACAGCATGGCCGCCCTCACCATGAGAGAAATGGCCATCACAg CTGTGGTGGTGGGTGCAGACAGGGTGGTTGCCAATGGTGACACAGCCAACAAGGTGGGAACATACCAGCTGGCCATCGCCGCAAAGCACCATGGGATTCCCTTCTATGTGGCCGCACCCAGCACGTCGTGCGACTTGAGCCTGGAAAGCGGCAGGGACATCATCATCGAAGTGCGCCCTCCCGAGGAACTCACCAGTATAAACGGAGTTCCCATTGCCGCCCCAG GTATTGAGGTGTGGAACCCAGCGTTTGACGTGACCCCTCACCAGCTCATCACAGGAGGCATCATCACAGAGCTGGGAGTCTTCCTCCCCTCTGAGCTCCAGGCGGCGCTCACTGGCCGCCTCACCGCCCTCTAG
- the cc2d1a gene encoding coiled-coil and C2 domain-containing protein 1A yields MSRSRNPPPRGQGAARAKQMGLLLDLSPDGGMNDEGNDEELEAELLNLVGGGGRSQGKKGDGRAPVPMAEIERMAALCMKDLDDEDMGDEDLDDDDLLAELNEVLEDDEEETPAPTPPAVTPTTPRVSVTSHSPSPSGATGMESCLLERIEMYKTAISNAKASGETSKVRRYDRGLKTLQSMLTSVRKGKPVNEEEIPPPVALGGKPNVTAEPESIKERELPEPTLMPSPPTNQKPLREAAPTAPNTKPHHLTLPQKPAAAITPETPAISPLTPSQPEAQHSELKQAVMSRQREYKMAAIHAKQRGDIDQAKQHYLTSKRLDMLVEALDRDEPVDLSSLPPPPGDVVAEHCTPPPPQSSSKPAAPAAPAPAQVATADLPAPSSLAEALQQRMDIYKSAAEGAKSKGDDRKARMHQRIVKQYQDAIRAHKAGRPVSLSDLPVPPGCPPLQGSEGGQQNFMGVLETAMKIANQDADAEDEEEDGQREAARPAVRPPVQKAKSPAPQAPGGSSAVKLGPKAQQQVDFLLLRRQAFLRAALRSKQMKDMTGAAQHLRHAKGLDPMITAAKSGLPVDISKIPSAPVSEEDYSLARSRTSPLSPRSSEQYHGLMDLLRKQHEKCLGYSQQLTLMGNVAEALKFEKLVEECMKNIEILKSAHAKGQPVPKCRTEERTFNTIKIHSNLTPNDLMLYIVRGVNLPTPSGVSPNDLDASVKFEFPFPSAEEAQRDKTSTVKSTNSPEFKEQFKLNINRTHRGFKRVVQSKGVKFEIVHKGGLFKTDKVVGTAQLKLEALENHCDIREIIEVMEGRKATGGKLEVRVKIREPLSGVDLQPVTEKWLVLDPVSSLSPPERQKERAPSPRSKPRHEASSRSSHPNNSPPQYKLHSFSLLSYDRERLERKIAEYRKTRRDPPPDLIHQHKEVTHRLQWQKAQLERGSPALLTEYENVLRRLVQGLADSVKKYSSQGNRDAAKDVLSRLKMVESELESLKRKRTG; encoded by the exons ATGAGTCGCAGTCGGAACCCCCCTCCCCGGGGTCAAGGGGCAGCGCGAGCCAAACAG ATGGGGCTGCTCCTTGACCTGTCCCcggatggagggatgaatgATGAGGGAAATGATGAAGAGCTGGAGGCAGAGCTCCTGAAtctggtgggaggaggagggagatcaCAAGGGAAGAAAGGTGATGGCAGAG CTCCTGTTCCCATGGCTGAAATAGAGCGAATGGCAGCTCTTTGTATGAAAGACCTGGATGACGAGGATATGGGGGATGAAGAtttggatgatgatgatctgcTG GCAGAACTGAATGAGGTTTTagaggatgatgaggaagaaACTCCTGCTCCCACCCCTCCTGCCGTCACGCCAACTACCCCCAGAGTGAGCGTCACatcccactctccctctcccagtgGTGCAACTGGGATGGAGTCCTGCCTATTGGAGCGCATTGAAATGTACAAGACAGCCATTTCCAATGCCAAGGCTTCGGGGGAGACTAGCAAAGTTCGAAGATATGACCGTGGGTTAAAG ACACTGCAGTCCATGTTGACATCTGTCAGGAAAGGAAAACCAGTCAATGAGGAGGAGATCCCGCCTCCTGTTGCTCTTGGTGGAAAGCCCAACGTCACAGCCGAGCCTGAATCGATCAAGGAACGAGAACTGCCAGAGCCCACGCTGATGCCCTCTCCTCCCACGAATCAGAAACCTCTAAGAGAGGCTGCGCCAACAGCTCCCAATACGAAGCCGCACCATCTGACCCTGCCCCAAAAGCCTGCTGCTGCCATCACCCCAGAAACACCTGCCATCTCTCCCCTCACCCCCAGCCAGCCTGAGGCACAGCActcag agctgaaacagGCAGTGATGTCCAGACAGAGGGAGTATAAGATGGCCGCCATACACGCCAAACAGAGGGGCGACATTGACCAGGCCAAACAGCACTACCTCACGTCCAAG AGGCTGGACATGCTGGTGGAGGCACTGGACAGAGACGAACCAGTAGACCTGAGCTcactacctcctcctcctg GAGACGTAGTAGCCGAACACtgtacacctcctcctcctcagtcttcCTCTAAACCTGCTGCCCCCGCTGCTCCTGCACCCGCCCAGGTGGCCACTGCTG ATCTGCCTGCCCCCAGCAGTTTGGCAGAAGCCCTGCAGCAGAGGATGGACATATACaagtcagcagcagagggagccaaGAGCAAAGGAGATGATCGTAAGGCTCGCATGCACCAGCGCATTGTCAAG CAATACCAGGATGCTATCAGAGCTCACAAAGCTGGACGACCTGTCAGCCTGTCTGATCTACCTGTGCCACCAG GCTGTCCGCCACTTCAGGGCTCAGAGGGGGGTCAGCAGAACTTCATGGGTGTCCTGGAAACGGCTATGAAAATAGCTAATCAGGATGCAGACgcagaagatgaagaagaggatggaCAAAGAGAGGCTGCcagg cctGCAGTGCGTCCACCTGTCCAGAAAGCAAAGTCTCCAGCTCCTCAGGCCCCTGGAGGCTCCTCAGCTGTAAAGCTGGGACCTAAAG CCCAGCAGCAAGTAGATTTCCTGTTGCTAAGGCGACAGGCTTTTTTGCGCGCAGCGCTGCGCTCCAAACAGATGAAG gACATGACGGGAGCAGCCCAGCACCTCAGACATGCCAAGGGACTGGACCCCATGATCACCGCTGCCAAGTCCGGCCTACCTGTTGATATCTCCAAG ATTCCCAGTGCTCCAGTCAGTGAGGAGGACTACTCCCTGGCTCGCTCCCGtacctcccctctctcccctcgcTCCAGTGAGCAGTACCACGGCCTCATGGATCTTTTGCGGAAGCAGCACGAG AAATGTCTGGGCTACTCTCAACAGCTCACACTCATGGGCAATGTGGCTGAGGCTCTGAA GTTTGAGAAGCTTGTTGAGGAGTGTATGAAGAACATAGAGATACTGAAGAGTGCCCACGCCAAGGGCCAGCCAGTCCCCAAGTGCCGCACAGAGGAGAGGACCTTCAACACTATCAA GATCCACTCCAACCTGACACCTAATGACCTGATGCTGTACATTGTCAGAGGCGTCAACCTACCAACTCCCTCAG GTGTCTCACCTAATGATCTGGATGCCAGCGTGAAGTTTGAGTTTCCTTTTCCCAGTGCG gaggaggCTCAGAGGGACAAAACCAGCACAGTAAAGAGCACCAACAGTCCAGAGTTTAAAGAGCAGTTCAAACTCAACATCAACCGCACCCACCGAGGCTTCAAACGAGTTGTCCAGTCCAAAGGCGTCAAGTTTGAAATCGTCCACAAGGG AGGCCTCTTTAAGACTGACAAAGTAGTGGGCACTGCTCAGCTGAAGCTAGAAGCTCTAGAAAACCACTGTGACATTAGAGAAATCATTGAG GTGATGGAGGGACGTAAAGCTACAGGTGGCAAGTTGGAGGTGAGGGTGAAGATCAGAGAGCCTTTGTCAGGAGTTGATCTCCAGCCAGTGACAGAGAAGTGGCTGGTTCTTGATCCTGtgtcctccctttctcctccagagagacaaaaggaacGG GCTCCATCTCCTCGGTCTAAACCCAGACATGAAGCGAGCAGCAGGAGCAGTCACCCCAACAACTCTCCTCCACAGTACAAACTCCACAGCTTCAGCCTCCTCAGCTACGACAGGGAGCGGCTGGAGAGAaag ATTGCAGAGTACCGAAAGACGCGACGGGATCCCCCACCTGACCTCATCCATCAACACAAAGAGGTCACGCACAGACTGCAGTGGCAGAAAGCACAGCTGGAGCGAGGGTCTCCTGCTCTGCTGACAG AGTATGAAAATGTACTGCGGCGCTTAGTCCAAGGACTTGCAGACTCTGTAAAGAAATACTCCAGCCAAGGCAACAGG GACGCTGCCAAGGATGTTCTGAGCAGGTTGAAGATGGTAGAGAGTGAG cTGGAATCGCTGAAAAGGAAGCGCACTGGATGA